In a single window of the Planctomycetia bacterium genome:
- a CDS encoding adenylosuccinate lyase encodes MGRIAPKASDGQDVYTSPLVARSASPEMSALFSMRHRALTWRRIWLALAESQRELGLKISAKQISALRAGLNRIDLAAASAYEKKLRHDVMAHLHAFGDVAPAARGILHLGATSMDIVDNADLLIMRDALDMIRGRLLAVIDALAAQAKRHRSLPCLGFTHYQPAQLTTVGKRISLWCWDFVRDLEAVHRLVSDLRFRGIRGATGTQASFLSLLGSEKKVRRLEELVAQKLGFKQIEPVTGQTYSRKVDAQVISAIAIIASGVHKFANDMRLLANLKEMEEPFEKNQVGSSAMAYKRNPMLSERATGLARFVISLAQSGFQNAAEQWLERTLDDSSNKRLLIPESFLAADGMLQIVAHIAAGLVVYPKVMRSRIEAELPFIATEEILMAASSAGGDRQALHERIRVHSGAAAARVKRDGMSNDLLDRLRADQLFDRVKFAAVMDPSRFVGLAPQQVDDFLKTVIAPLRKRFTGVRRPRAVISV; translated from the coding sequence ATGGGTCGAATCGCTCCCAAGGCATCGGACGGGCAAGACGTTTACACCAGCCCCCTCGTGGCGCGCAGCGCGTCGCCCGAAATGTCCGCCCTTTTCTCCATGCGACATCGTGCCCTGACCTGGCGGCGAATCTGGCTCGCCCTCGCCGAATCACAGCGCGAGCTGGGCCTGAAGATCTCCGCGAAACAAATCTCCGCCCTGCGCGCCGGGCTCAATCGAATCGATCTCGCCGCCGCAAGCGCCTACGAGAAGAAGCTGCGACACGATGTAATGGCCCACCTGCACGCCTTCGGCGACGTCGCGCCGGCGGCGCGCGGCATTCTCCACCTCGGCGCCACCAGCATGGACATCGTCGACAATGCCGACCTGCTCATCATGCGCGATGCCCTGGACATGATTCGAGGCCGGCTGCTCGCCGTGATCGACGCACTGGCCGCCCAGGCCAAACGTCACCGCAGCCTGCCCTGCCTCGGCTTCACCCATTACCAACCGGCGCAACTCACCACCGTCGGCAAGCGCATCAGCCTGTGGTGCTGGGACTTCGTGCGCGATCTGGAGGCGGTCCACCGCCTGGTGTCGGACCTCCGCTTCAGAGGCATACGCGGCGCGACGGGCACCCAGGCCAGCTTCCTGTCCCTGCTCGGCAGTGAAAAGAAAGTCCGCCGGCTCGAGGAACTCGTTGCGCAAAAACTCGGATTCAAACAGATCGAGCCGGTAACGGGGCAGACCTACTCGCGCAAGGTGGACGCACAGGTGATCTCAGCCATTGCGATCATCGCTTCCGGCGTGCACAAGTTCGCCAACGACATGCGCCTCCTCGCGAATCTCAAGGAGATGGAAGAGCCCTTCGAGAAAAACCAGGTAGGCAGCTCGGCCATGGCCTACAAGCGCAATCCGATGCTCTCCGAACGGGCCACCGGCCTGGCGCGTTTTGTCATCAGCCTCGCCCAGTCCGGCTTTCAGAATGCCGCGGAGCAATGGCTCGAACGCACCCTGGACGATTCGAGCAACAAGCGACTCCTGATTCCGGAATCATTCCTCGCCGCCGACGGCATGTTGCAGATCGTCGCCCACATCGCCGCCGGGCTCGTGGTTTATCCGAAAGTGATGCGCTCGCGGATCGAGGCCGAGTTGCCCTTCATCGCCACCGAGGAAATCCTCATGGCCGCGTCGTCAGCCGGCGGCGATCGGCAGGCACTTCACGAACGCATCCGAGTCCATTCTGGCGCTGCCGCCGCGCGAGTCAAACGAGACGGCATGAGCAACGACCTCCTGGACCGCCTCCGGGCCGACCAGCTCTTTGATCGCGTGAAGTTTGCTGCGGTGATGGACCCCAGTCGCTTCGTCGGCCTCGCCCCCCAGCAGGTTGACGACTTTCTCAAGACAGTCATCGCCCCACTTCGCAAGCGATTTACCGGCGTACGGCGACCCCGTGCCGTGATATCCGTCTAG
- a CDS encoding DUF1570 domain-containing protein, with product MEAAHILVVVNRMNSRLLGPALLILTAISGCSKLQMQSSEPVQFQQEEWTYRNSKGVKLTSDHYIIYTTCKAKPFTDAMPTFLEACWDTYAEILPPKRMPKEPLATYLFQSRWDWERFTEEFTGPRAAIYKQIRSGGYSERGLTVSHYGSRRSTLSILAHEGLHQYLEVTHDKPIPAWINEGLACYFEAFELGPDNRPIFTHERNTLRRPALRKAYSHGKLQPLARILATDAGQEIHKPSAEVLTYYSQAWSLVVFLMRPDWDNDYRDGFRTLLNELGSEEMDRKARAFLAADTDGQMSRGEAIFRAYVSDDLEAFDLQYQAWLLGFLELNS from the coding sequence ATGGAAGCCGCCCATATTCTAGTCGTGGTCAACCGAATGAACAGCCGACTGCTCGGTCCGGCCCTGCTGATCCTGACGGCCATATCAGGCTGCTCGAAGTTGCAAATGCAATCGTCCGAGCCTGTTCAGTTTCAGCAAGAGGAGTGGACGTATCGCAACAGCAAGGGCGTCAAGCTCACGAGTGACCACTACATCATCTACACCACCTGCAAGGCCAAGCCCTTTACCGATGCGATGCCGACTTTCCTCGAGGCGTGCTGGGACACCTACGCCGAGATACTGCCCCCGAAACGCATGCCGAAGGAACCCCTGGCGACATATCTCTTCCAGTCTCGCTGGGATTGGGAGCGATTCACCGAGGAGTTCACCGGGCCCCGCGCCGCGATTTACAAGCAGATTCGATCCGGCGGCTATTCGGAGCGCGGCCTGACCGTTTCTCACTACGGCTCGCGACGCAGCACCCTCTCCATTCTGGCCCACGAGGGTCTGCACCAGTATCTCGAAGTCACACACGACAAGCCGATTCCCGCCTGGATCAACGAAGGCCTGGCCTGTTACTTCGAGGCCTTTGAACTCGGGCCGGACAATCGACCGATCTTCACTCACGAGCGCAATACCCTGCGCCGCCCTGCCCTTCGCAAGGCCTACAGCCACGGCAAACTGCAGCCCCTGGCGCGCATCCTCGCCACCGATGCCGGTCAGGAAATCCACAAGCCCTCCGCCGAGGTGCTGACCTACTACTCTCAGGCATGGTCTCTGGTCGTTTTTCTCATGCGACCTGACTGGGACAATGACTACCGCGACGGTTTCCGCACGCTCCTTAACGAACTGGGCAGTGAAGAGATGGATCGCAAGGCCCGCGCGTTTCTCGCAGCCGACACCGACGGGCAAATGAGCCGCGGCGAGGCCATCTTTCGCGCCTACGTATCCGACGATCTTGAGGCCTTCGATCTGCAATACCAGGCCTGGCTGCTCGGATTCCTGGAACTTAATTCCTAA
- a CDS encoding thioredoxin-disulfide reductase: MPDIEKVIIIGSGPAGWTAAIYASRANLNPLVFAGRPKSVPSLILPGGQLMLTTDVENYPGFPEGVTGPKLMAYFEQQAVRFGTRIVTDDGLNPDVSDPDSGHTSKYQDCTSVDFSKRPFKVVSEDGTEYQSHSVIIATGAMANWMGLDNEQRLARSGGGVSACAVCDGAMPIFRGKEVAVVGGGDSAVEEAIYLTKFASKIYIIHRRDQLRASKIMAERAKSNSKIEFKWNSVVTDVLGDQSIKGLRLKDTKTEKESELPVGGLFVAIGHTPATEIFKGQIDLDAKGYVKLKDTYRSTTSVDGVFVAGDCADSVYRQAVTAAGMGCKAAIDAERWLAEHGVE, from the coding sequence ATGCCCGACATTGAAAAAGTAATCATCATCGGCTCCGGGCCGGCCGGCTGGACGGCAGCCATCTATGCTTCCCGCGCGAACTTGAACCCGCTGGTCTTCGCAGGCCGGCCCAAAAGCGTCCCGAGTTTGATCCTGCCCGGCGGACAGTTGATGCTGACGACGGACGTTGAGAATTATCCCGGGTTTCCCGAGGGTGTGACCGGTCCGAAGCTGATGGCGTATTTCGAGCAGCAGGCGGTGCGATTCGGCACGCGCATCGTCACCGACGACGGGCTGAATCCCGACGTTTCAGATCCCGACAGCGGGCACACGTCAAAGTATCAGGACTGTACGAGCGTCGATTTTTCGAAGCGGCCGTTCAAGGTCGTTTCGGAGGACGGGACTGAGTATCAATCGCACTCCGTCATCATCGCGACCGGCGCGATGGCGAACTGGATGGGACTGGATAACGAGCAGCGGTTGGCGCGCAGCGGCGGCGGCGTCTCTGCGTGCGCTGTGTGCGACGGAGCCATGCCGATCTTTCGGGGCAAGGAAGTGGCTGTCGTCGGCGGCGGCGACTCTGCCGTGGAAGAGGCGATCTATCTGACCAAATTCGCCAGCAAGATATATATCATCCATCGACGCGATCAACTGCGGGCCAGCAAGATCATGGCCGAGCGGGCCAAAAGCAACTCCAAGATCGAATTCAAATGGAACTCGGTGGTGACGGACGTGCTTGGCGATCAGAGCATCAAGGGGCTCCGTCTGAAAGATACGAAGACGGAAAAGGAGAGCGAATTGCCGGTCGGCGGATTGTTCGTCGCCATTGGTCACACGCCGGCGACGGAAATATTCAAGGGGCAGATTGATCTGGACGCCAAGGGTTATGTGAAGCTCAAGGATACCTACCGTTCGACCACAAGCGTCGACGGCGTGTTTGTGGCGGGGGACTGCGCCGACAGCGTGTATCGGCAGGCGGTTACCGCCGCGGGCATGGGCTGCAAGGCGGCCATCGACGCGGAGCGCTGGCTGGCGGAGCATGGCGTGGAGTAG
- a CDS encoding glycosyltransferase family 2 protein — protein sequence MTQAFVSVIIPSYKSAPILPKAIDSVLTQTVPADEIIVVDDGSGDDTADVCRAYGGRVRYIGQENLLASVARNNGIAAAHGDWLAFLDADDYWEPNKLELQLTALSQHPAADFCVTAALAWSAAQQRYHYSFWNGSLDPAIMRRELLIRNILSGICSSILIRRDAIESIGGFAPGKGCEDRRLAVALLERYQGLLLPHPLVKQQPGPAHWTNPQRHRGEMTDFIEDHAALYHRMDPGGNLRRRAIARVHERTGMHYLENGDLKQAGKELARAALLQPTLANPWRVLANFCLGRLKRNVSLSPHPS from the coding sequence CTGACACAGGCCTTTGTGTCCGTCATCATCCCCAGCTACAAGTCCGCGCCCATCCTCCCCAAGGCGATCGACTCGGTCCTGACCCAGACCGTGCCCGCCGATGAGATCATCGTCGTCGACGACGGCAGCGGGGACGACACCGCCGACGTCTGCCGGGCCTATGGCGGTCGCGTGCGATACATCGGCCAGGAGAATCTCCTCGCGTCGGTTGCCCGAAACAACGGGATCGCGGCGGCACATGGCGATTGGCTGGCGTTTCTGGACGCCGATGACTACTGGGAGCCGAACAAACTGGAATTGCAACTTACCGCGCTCTCGCAGCACCCGGCGGCGGATTTCTGTGTGACCGCCGCGCTGGCCTGGTCGGCCGCGCAGCAGCGGTATCACTACTCATTCTGGAATGGCTCTCTCGACCCGGCCATCATGCGCCGCGAGCTCTTGATTCGTAACATACTCTCCGGCATCTGCTCGTCGATCTTGATTCGCCGCGATGCGATCGAGTCCATCGGCGGGTTCGCCCCCGGCAAGGGATGTGAAGACCGGCGTCTGGCCGTGGCCCTGCTGGAGCGATATCAGGGATTGCTACTGCCGCATCCGCTGGTCAAACAGCAACCGGGCCCGGCGCACTGGACGAACCCGCAGCGCCATCGCGGCGAGATGACCGACTTCATCGAAGATCACGCGGCCCTGTATCACCGCATGGACCCCGGCGGCAATCTGCGGCGCCGGGCGATCGCCCGAGTGCATGAACGCACCGGAATGCACTACCTGGAAAACGGCGACCTCAAACAAGCGGGGAAGGAACTCGCCCGCGCGGCGCTGCTGCAACCGACGCTCGCCAACCCCTGGCGCGTGCTGGCGAATTTCTGCCTGGGGCGGTTGAAACGCAATGTCTCGCTAAGCCCGCACCCCTCTTGA